Proteins co-encoded in one Aspergillus flavus chromosome 2, complete sequence genomic window:
- a CDS encoding permease of the major facilitator superfamily (cell surface receptor/MFS transporter, putative), translated as MTSKSRDAHHTSTPSDFPPSGPGYKVYKRRFWGLTQLVLLNIVVSWDWLTFSSISTTASEYFGVSESAINWMSTGFLFAFCAASPVVVFTLNKGGPKPAIITTSTLLLVGNWVRYAGTKARGGMFGVAMFGQILIGLAQPFCLSAPTRYSDLWFSDQGRTSATAVATLANPLGAALGQLIDSFWATKPSEVPDMVLYISVIATIAAIPSFFLPSKPPTPPSASSATTRTPLLPAIAQLFKTLEFWLILIPFSVYVGFFNSVSSLLNQILAPYAFTETEAGIAGGILIIVGLISSAIVSPITDRWKHYLITIRILVPIVAVCYIGLIFAPPSPAGIAPAYVVCALLGASSFALLPVVLEYLVEITYPFSPEIGSTICWTGGQLLGAAFILAQDALKAGRDANPPENMRDALIFSAVIACVAAPFPISIGLFGRDVRRRRLDVDRGLDLEGREYTDTGLAGDDTPAPGTESKFSLKFWSRNNS; from the exons ATGACTTCCAAATCGCGAGATGCACACCATACCTCAACCCCGTCGGATTTCCCTCCCTCGGGGCCTGGCTATAAGGTCTACAAGCGTCGCTTCTGGGGACTAACCCAGTTGGTGTTATTGAACATTGTGGTCAGCTGGGAT TGGTTAACCTTCTCATCCATATCCACCACTGCCTCTGAGTATTTTGGAGTCTCCGAAAGCGCAATCAATTGGATGAGTACAGGATTTCTGTTTGCCTTCTGTGCCGCTAGCCC GGTCGTCGTTTTCACTCTCAATAAAGGCGGCCCGAAACCCGCCATTATCACCACTTCCACCCTCCTGTTGGTGGGTAACTGGGTTCGCTATGCAGGTACCAAAGCCCGTGGGGGCATGTTTGGCGTCGCCATGTTCGGCCAGATCCTCATCGGTTTGGCTCAGCCGTTCTGTCTCAGCGCTCCCACCCGATACAGTGATCTATGGTTCTCGGACCAAGGGCGCACCAGTGCCACGGCCGTGGCCACCTTAGCCAATCCATTGGGAGCTGCTCTGGGCCAGCTAATCGATTCGTTCTGGGCGACCAAGCCTAGCGAGGTTCCCGATATGGTTCTGTATATATCCGTCATT GCAACAATCGCCGCCAttccctccttttttctcCCATCAAAACCACCCACACCACCCAGTGCATCCTCAGCAACAACCCGCACGCCTCTCCTCCCAGCAATCGCCCAACTTTTCAAGACGCTAGAGTTCTGgctcatcctcatcccctTCTCAGTCTACgtcggcttcttcaacagcgTCTCCTCACTCCTCAACCAGATTCTTGCCCCCTATGCCTTCACCGAAACCGAAGCCGGAATCGCAGGcggcatcctcatcatcgtcggaCTGATCAGCTCGGCCATCGTCTCCCCAATCACAGACCGCTGGAAGCACTACCTGATCACCATCCGCATTCTAGTCCCCATCGTAGCAGTCTGCTACATCGGCCTGATTTTCGCCCCACCCAGCCCGGCGGGCATCGCCCCAGCCTACGTCGTCTGCGCCCTTCTCGGCGCCTCCTCCTTCGCCCTCCTCCCCGTCGTGCTGGAGTATCTCGTCGAGATCACGTATCCGTTCTCCCCCGAGATCGGAAGCACAATCTGCTGGACAGGCGGTCAGCTCCTCGGGGCCGCCTTCATTCTAGCTCAGGATGCGCTCAAGGCAGGTCGTGACGCCAACCCACCGGAAAACATGAGAGATGCGCTGATATTCTCGGCTGTTATTGCTTGTGTCGCGGCCCCGTTTCCTATCTCGATCGGGCTGTTCGGGAGGGATGTTCGACGTCGGAGATTGGACGTGGATAGAGGGCTTGATCTGGAGGGCCGTGAGTATACTGATACCGGTCTTGCGGGGGATGATACCCCTGCACCTGGGACTGAGTCGAAGTTTAGTCTCAAGTTCTGGTCGAGAAACAATAGTTAG
- a CDS encoding ubiquinol-cytochrome c reductase complex 17 kd protein (hypothetical protein Ao3042_02695), with the protein MGISDFFSDIISSFSLPEAQAEAPAENVEQPSSQETETEEKPAVTEESNSEETAEKTEESAEETPEEPAEEEPEQEEEEEEEEEEEEEEEPEDIKPQLEEECANSAQCAPYKHHFDECVERVTQQQEDADYKGPKEDCVEEFFHLAHCASECAAPKLWKSLK; encoded by the exons ATGGGTATCTCCGACTTTTTCTCCGACATTATCTCCTCCTTCAGCCTCCCCGAGGCCCAGGCTGAGGCTCCCGCTGAGAACGTTGAGCAGCCCAGCAGCCAGGAGACCGAGACCGAGGAGAAGCCCGCTGTGACCGAAGAGTCGAATAGTGAAGAGACCGCCGAAAAGACTGAGGAGTCCGCTGAGGAGACTCCTGAGGAGCCTGCCGAGGAGGAGCCCgagcaggaggaggaagaagaggaagaagaggaggaggaagaggaggaggagcctGAGGACATCAAGCCCCAGCTCGAGGAGG AATGTGCCAACTCCGCTCAGTGCGCCCCATACAAGCACCACTTCGATGAGTGCGTCGAGCGTGTCACTCAGCAGCAGGAGGACGCCGACTACAAGGGCCCCAAGGAGGACTGCGTTGAGGAGT TCTTCCACCTTGCCCACTGCGCTTCCGAGTGCGCCGCCCCCAAGCTCTGGAAGTCCCTCAAATAA
- a CDS encoding involucrin repeat protein, giving the protein MSGFDLRSSQSSYGDPRHFSGASFGAPQPPPTKVLMDGYHGAPILKNVETPRYNPLNTAHPRSSALLNGNDPVTMYLLTETAMGDSAHYEVLSLEEVEGLKKEFKFLSGRLEAAKRKLALETKLRDAAMSLSRLYNSKSSRSSEEYDVGGSPKSNRSRRSMFGRNGASSTLDKTDGELAVSTRKCEELSQEVWNLESRVQLIQKRLLEHTAGVLQMTHKGIKKYPKNNVPNTPESLSSHNPRGSIDDFDDRSLYKTSDHLNELNGHGPQGPSPLAHSNQPAVGRDMIQNTEKKLEMLSGQMRDMILQSNPDNDFAPIPQLSAEGSMPNPTATIEAYIAYIENGLGALTTHSNSTPGTRSMNHGSDQQLVGVNTRLYQIVNESGLPRSRTLPPPPDISNGNLEEHLSYLNEGIDGLHERLGGLLEQKGILTTQIQQQRELNSKSDAERDAHIADLVEQLASVRKELDLAEREGQQSKDMLDHTMEQLEAARRELSDHQQRAIPEDNSEALASEKEARTRAEAEVSRLQTVVKELQHEKDALAEAQEARLRAETEITQLQAVVHEHQREKDMHNETQEAHRHAESEIVRLKNVVQELQLEKDAYAEAHEARLRAEAEVARLQAAIQEHQREKDAHAETHEARLHAEAEIARLQSVIQEHQSEKDVHAETHEARLQAEAEITRLQAIMQKLQQENEAQADAHEARVRAETEVARLEVQLEQIRSESNGHTEQLSAVRSEADGEIARLQAVIDQLRGEVDAKAEEVTESRERSEKQISTLEESIQQIRTETDARLKEATDSRTQAEDEITRLQTLIEQIRSDVESQLSEATKARTDAEENAVRLQAELTELEGEVVRVRTELTMAQAELDGAYGSRSQRAAAVDPALQKELEVLTTRNIELAQELATFKAGKPANSDTQRRVQTLEKELRETIDDYEVMTKASIEFEKEREKFESLIDALRDRCEQLETQLNEERITWMGMHSASMGRDGTTYETTSTMVLKNEFKKMMRDTRTENMKILKAEQEERRRLEALLRNLKKEQASKAGPNQTVTAL; this is encoded by the exons ATGAGTGGTTTCGACCTACGATCCAGTCAATCGTCCTATGGCGATCCAAGGCACTTTTCCGGCGCCTCCTTTGGCGCTCCGCAGCCTCCCCCGACGAAGGTACTCATGGACGGATACCATGGCGCTCCCATCCTAAAAAATGTGGAAACTCCGCGCTACAATCCA TTGAATACGGCCCACCCAAGAAGCTCTGCTTTACTCAACGGCAATGATCCTGTGACGATGTATTTATTGACCGAAACTGCTATGGGTGACAGTGCGCATTATGAGGTCCTGTCCTtggaggaggttgaagggCTGAAGAAAGAATTCAAGTTCCTGTCGGGTCGCTTGGAGGCTGCCAAACGGAAACTGGCCTTGGAGACAAAACTTCGTGATGCAGCCATGTCCCTCAGCCGACTATATAACTCAAAGAGCTCCAGGTCAAGCGAAGAATATGATGTGGGAGGTTCTCCGAAATCCAATCGGAGTCGCAGGAGCATGTTCGGTCGCAATGGCGCTTCAAGTACCCTCGACAAGACGGATGGAGAGTTGGCAGTGAGCACGCGGAAGTGCGAGGAGCTTTCGCAGGAAGTCTGGAACCTGGAAAGTAGAGTTCAGCTGATTCAAAAACGTTTACTGGAGCATACGGCTGGCGTCCTACAGATGACCCATAAaggaataaagaaatatCCGAAGAACAATGTGCCCAATACACCTGAGAGCCTTTCCAGCCATAACCCCCGTGGTAGTATCGATGACTTCGATGATAGGAGCTTATACAAAACGTCAGATCATCTCAACGAGCTCAATGGGCATGGGCCTCAAGGGCCAAGTCCGCTGGCTCATTCGAATCAACCGGCAGTCGGCCGCGATATGATCCAAAATACCGAGAAAAAACTAGAGATGCTAAGTGGGCAAATGCGTGACATGATTCTACAGTCCAATCCTGACAATGACTTCGCTCCGATTCCACAACTCTCGGCGGAGGGCTCCATGCCCAACCCTACGGCAACCATCGAAGCTTACATAGCATACATTGAAAACGGGCTCGGCGCACTCACAACTCACTCTAATAGCACCCCCGGCACTAGAAGCATGAACCATGGGAGCGATCAACAGCTAGTGGGAGTCAACACTAGACTATATCAGATCGTGAATGAGTCGGGCTTGCCGCGCTCGCGGACccttccaccaccacctgaTATATCTAACGGGAATCTTGAGGAACACCTTTCATACCTAAACGAAGGTATTGACGGCCTCCATGAGCGCTTGGGGGGACTTCTTGAGCAGAAGGGCATCCTAACTACCCAAATTCAACAACAACGGGAGCTAAACTCCAAATCAGACGCGGAGAGGGATGCGCATATTGCCGACCTGGTCGAACAGTTGGCTAGTGTGCGCAAGGAGCTCGATTTAGCTGAGCGAGAAGGGCAACAGTCCAAAGATATGCTGGACCACACGATGGAGCAGCTGGAGGCTGCACGCCGGGAACTGTCCGATCACCAGCAGCGGGCCATCCCAGAGGACAATTCGGAGGCCCTCGCATCTGAAAAAGAAGCTCGCACACGCGCAGAAGCCGAGGTGTCTCGTCTGCAAACCGTCGTAAAAGAGCTTCAACACGAGAAAGATGCCCTTGCTGAAGCTCAAGAGGCACGTCTTCGCGCTGAAACTGAGATTACCCAATTGCAAGCTGTCGTGCACGAACACCAGCGCGAGAAAGATATGCACAATGAAACCCAGGAAGCGCATCGTCACGCGGAAAGTGAAATTGTTCGTTTGAAGAACGTTGTGCAAGAGCTCCAACTCGAAAAAGATGCTTATGCCGAAGCCCACGAAGCGCGCCTTCGTGCGGAGGCTGAAGTTGCTCGCTTGCAGGCTGCCATCCAAGAGCACCAGCGCGAGAAAGATGCTCACGCCGAGACTCATGAAGCACGCCTTCATGCTGAAGCTGAAATCGCACGTTTGCAGAGTGTCATCCAAGAGCACCAAAGCGAAAAAGACGTTCACGCCGAGACTCATGAAGCACGCCTTCAGGCCGAAGCTGAAATCACCCGCTTGCAGGCTATCATGCAGAAACTTCAACAAGAAAACGAGGCTCAAGCGGATGCCCATGAAGCACGCGTCCGTGCCGAGACTGAAGTTGCCCGCTTAGAAGTTCAACTCGAACAGATTCGATCCGAGTCCAACGGTCACACAGAGCAACTGTCTGCGGTACGCTCCGAGGCAGATGGGGAGATCGCACGCCTACAAGCTGTGATCGATCAACTTCGCGGTGAGGTCGACGCAAAGGCAGAGGAGGTCACGGAGTCCCGTGAGCGATCAGAAAAACAGATCTCGACTCTGGAGGAGAGTATTCAGCAGATCCGTACTGAAACTGACGCTCGGCTGAAGGAAGCCACAGACTCGCGCACACAGGCCGAGGATGAAATTACTCGGTTGCAAACTTTGATAGAACAAATACGCTCCGACGTGGAGTCTCAACTCAGCGAGGCAACCAAGGCTCGGACAGACGCTGAGGAGAATGCGGTGCGCTTGCAGGCGGAATTAACTGAGCTAGAAGGTGAAGTTGTGAGGGTTCGGACTGAGCTTACAATGGCTCAGGCTGAGCTCGATGGCGCTTATGGTAGCCGGTCTCAACGGGCAGCCGCTGTCGACCCTGCCCTTCAGAAGGAGCTCGAGGTGTTGACCACCCGTAATATCGAGCTGGCGCAGGAGCTTGCCACTTTTAAGGCTGGCAAGCCTGCAAACAGTGACACACAGCGGCGTGTACAGAcattggagaaggagctgcGCGAGACGATTGACGACTATGAAGTCATGACCAAGGCTAGTATCGAATTTGAGAAAGAACGCGAGAAGTTTGAGAGCCTCATTGACGCGCTTCGGGATCGCTGTGAGCAACTGGAGACGCAATTGAACGAAGAGCGGATCACCTGGATGGGCATGCACTCAGCGTCAATGGGACGAGATGGAACCACGTATGAGACCACATCAACCATGGTGCTGAAGAATGAattcaagaagatgatgcgTGACACGCGGACTGAAAATATGAAGATACTGAAG GCGGAGCAAGAGGAACGCCGAAGGCTGGAGGCTCTGCTCAGGAATCTGAAAAAAGAGCAAGCCAGCAAAGCTGGTCCCAATCAGACCGTCACGGCTTtatga